A region from the Fusarium musae strain F31 chromosome 1, whole genome shotgun sequence genome encodes:
- a CDS encoding hypothetical protein (EggNog:ENOG41), with product MTTPPSLFHALLRPSILQILRSTGYHSTRPAVLDSLTDLAARYLSLLCQTTAQHAMHNQGDSADFTIADIRMALQDAGALMPERVPAEEMWRGEEDLRGVEEFIAWFAGQRMKEMMEVGSGDGETDATDYLNALKKKHSKTGEDAKYHGTILGRGHDTGEIQVEGGSETTIAEWISNRASPQSSPTPGEEQQPDEYQPPQQQAPQQNGHASDDDSGLSSVGDRIDQDTMDLS from the exons ATGACGACACCGCCGTCCCTATTTCACGCGCTTCTCCGGCCCTCCATACTCCAGATCTTACGCTCAACAGGGTATCATTCCACGCGCCCCGCGGTCCTCGACTCTCTGACAGATCTAGCCGCCCGATACCTGTCACTTCTCTGCCAAACCACTGCCCAGCATGCGATGCATAATCAAGGCGATAGCGCCGACTTCACAATCGCTGATATACGGATGGCGCTTCAGGACGCGGGTGCGCTGATGCCAGAACGCGTACCTGCCGAAGAGATGTGGCGCGGCGAAGAGGACTTGCGCGGAGTTGAAGAGTTTATAGCGTGGTTCGCGGGGCAGCGCAtgaaggagatgatggaggtcGGCAGTGGGGACGGTGAGACGGATGCTACAGATTATCTCAATG CTTTGAAAAAGAAACATAGTAAAACCGGTGAAGACGCTAAGTACCACGGTACCATACTCGGTCGTGGCCACGACACAGGCGAGATCCAAGTCGAAGGAGGGTCAGAGACCACCATCGCCGAATGGATCTCTAACCGTGCCTCGCCCCAGAGCAGCCCAACGCCAGGCGAAGAGCAGCAGCCCGACGAATATCAGCCTCCGCAGCAGCAAGCACCTCAACAAAACGGTCATGCTAGCGACGATGATTCAGGACTAAGTTCAGTCGGTGATCGTATAGATCAGGATACGATGGACTTGTCATAG
- a CDS encoding hypothetical protein (MEROPS:MER0000263~EggNog:ENOG41~CAZy:CE10), producing the protein MTRQATRFTPEVLISAPRRSTGVPNSTGELVLYTISSYSFESHSKSFQIRVLNIKDDSSHLVSEDAHVSDPIWIGEKEIALIRTNDNGCSSLYQQHALDGSEARLIKSFAGSISNPKAKALSDGKVAFICSALTTPKGNMYWQATEPKTYTTAKIYTGLFVRHWDAWNTENQNSLWYGVITKKYGRWAFENDGLTNLLAGTQLSSPVPPFGGAGDFDISENGIAFVAKDPELNPARNTKTDLYYVPIRSWTDKPPQPQIVKTGRLRGYSSAPTFSNDGKRLAFARMKHQQYESDKTRLLLIPNVDDLSNVQEFYQTDDDEGGWDLRPDWVVWKKDDTELYVAAEKHGRSMLWKLPSDTLKARDLPEAIHKEGSVVEAHTLEGSDSLFITSKSRIESSSYGVLDPETKVVKVISTSSKNGKTFGLSTSQVAEIWFPGSAGYDNHALVMLPSHFDKSKKYPLAFLIHGGPQSAWTDDWSTRWNPAIFAEQGYIAVCPNPTGSTGYGQAHIDAITNHWGGAPYEDLVKCFEYLENHVDYVDTDRAVALGASYGGYMINWIQGHDLGRKFKALVCHDGVFSTQNQWSTEELFFPEHDFGGTLWENRAGYEKWDPSLHTGNWSTPQLVIHNELDYRLPISEGLAMFNVLQAREVPSKLVMFPDENHWVLKPENSLVWHREVLDWINKYSGIADDQAKLEKQTEVMTI; encoded by the exons atgacgaggcaGGCCACGCGGTTCACGCCTGAAGTGCTGATTTCGGCCCCGCGTCGTTCAACTGGAGTCCCAAACTCCACTGGGGAGCTCGTTCTCTACACG ATCTCGTCGTACTCATTCGAAAGCCATTCCAAGTCGTTCCAGATCCGTGTTCTCAATATCAAAGATGACTCTTCCCACCTCGTTTCCGAGGACGCTCATGTTAGCGATCCTATTTGGAttggagagaaagaaattgCTTTGATTAGAACAAACGATAATGGATGCTCATCTCTCTACCAGCAGCATGCCTTGGATGGTTCCGA GGCACGCTTGATCAAATCTTTTGCAGGCAGCATCTCTAACCCAAAGGCAAAAGCACTATCTGATGGCAAGGTTGCGTTCATTTGCTCCGCATTGACTACGCCCAAGGGCAACATGTATTGGCAGGCAACCGAGCCCAAGACATACACAACTGCTAAGATATATACTGGCCTTTTCGTTCGCCATTGGGATGCCTGGAACACCGAGAATCAGAACTCGCTTTGGTATGGCGTGATTACCAAGAAATATGGTAGATGGGCGTTTGAGAATGATGGGCTCACAAACCTCTTGGCGGGTACACAACTGAGCTCACCTGTCCCTCCTTTTGGTGGAGCAGGGGACTTTGACATCTCAGAGAATGGAATCGCCTTTGTTGCTAAGGATCCAGAGTTGAACCCGGCGAGAAACACCAAGACAGATCTGTACTACGTACCCATCAGATCTTGGACAGACAAGCCTCCTCAGCCACAGATCGTCAAGACTGGACGACTGCGCGGCTATAGTAGTGCGCCTACTTTCTCCAATGATGGCAAGAGGTTGGCATTTGCTAGAATGAAGCACCAGCAGTATGAATCTGATAAGACAAGACTTTTGTTGATCCCCAACGTGGACGACTTAAGTAACGTTCAAGAGTTTTACCAgacagacgatgatgagggcgGCTGGGATTTGAGGCCTGATTGGGTCGTTTGGAAAAAAGACGACACCGAGCTGTATGTTGCGGCTGAGAAACATGGGAGATCAATGCTTTGGAAATTACCGTCTGATACTCTGAAAGCCCGTGATCTTCCCGAGGCCATTCACAAAGAAGGGTCTGTCGTTGAGGCACACACTCTGGAAGGCAGTGACTCTCTCTTCATTACATCCAAGTCGCGAATCGAGAGCTCGAGCTACGGAGTCCTGGACCCAGAGACCAAGGTTGTCAAAGTGATCTCCACCAGTTCCAAGAACGGCAAGACATTCGGTCTCTCCACGTCGCAAGTGGCAGAGATTTGGTTCCCGGGATCCGCCGGCTATGACAACCACGCTCTTGTGATGCTGCCTTCCCACTTCGACAAAAGCAAGAAGTATCCTTTGGCCTTCCTAATACATGGCGGCCCTCAATCAGCGTGGACAGATGATTGGAGTACTCGTTGGAACCCGGCCATCTTCGCTGAGCAGGGCTATATAGCTGTGTGTCCCAACCCCACTGGCAGTACAGGATACGGGCAAGCTCATATTGATGCGATTACCAACCACTGGGGAGGTGCTCCATACGAAGATCTGGTGAAGTGTTTTGAGTATCTCGAGAACCATGTCGATTATGTTGATACGGATCGAGCTGTTGCTTTGGGAGCCTCGTACGGTGGATACATGATTA ACTGGATTCAAGGTCATGATTTGGGCCGTAAGTTTAAAGCCTTAGTGTGCCATGATGGCGTTTTCTCAACACAAAACCAATGGTCCACCGAagagctcttcttccccgAGCATGATTTCGGTGGAACATTGTGGGAGAACCGTGCTGGATATGAGAAGTGGGATCCGTCTCTGCACACTGGCAATTGGTCCACCCCTCAGCTG GTCATTCATAACGAACTCGACTACCGACTGCCCATCTCAGAAGGATTGGCCATGTTCAATGTCTTGCAGGCTCGTGAAGTGCCTAGCAAGCTCGTCATGTTCCCTGATGAGAATCAT TGGGTGCTGAAGCCGGAGAACTCACTCGTTTGGCATAGAGAGGTCCTGGATTGGATCAACAAGTACAGTGGCATCGCAGATGATCaggccaagcttgagaaaCAGACTGAGGTGATGACTATATGA
- a CDS encoding hypothetical protein (BUSCO:EOG092658WS) yields MAERKASNGAVAGTGQVTMSEYKKAQARVRDLVEKRRMLEKRLTQVEDSISQKETTYLDSTPSGNIITGFDNYMKGISGAAAQRRKAGPMEQNRVFSRSSISYRPNNLEGITPGSGGSTPAGATPLSAAFRDGPSNHPTPTSSTAVKNASKSKKKTAEHEDSENDTSTSKKRTNFGAQRK; encoded by the exons ATGGCTGAGAGAAAGGCATCGAACGGAGCTGTAGCTGGTACTGGACAAGTGACGATGTCCGAGTACAAGAAGGCACAAGCTCGGGTTCGGGATTTGGTCGAGAAGCGCAGAATGCTAGAGAAACGCTTG ACACAAGTTGAAGACAGCATCTCCCAAAAGGAGACTACATATCTCGACAGCACACCGAGCGGAAACATCATCACCGGTTTCGACAATTACATGAAGGGCATCAGTGGCGCGGCAGCACAGCGACGAAAGGCTGGTCCGATGGAACAGAACAGAGTCTTCTCAAGATCGTCGATTTCCTATCGACCTAACAATCTA GAGGGCATCACACCTGGATCAGGAGGCTCGACACCAGCTGGCGCGACACCTTTATCAGCCGCATTTAGAGACGGACCCTCGAATCACCCGACACCGACATCTTCGACTGCGGTTAAGAACGCAAGCaagtcgaagaagaaaacgGCCGAGCACGAGGACAGCGAAAACGATACTTCGACGAGCAAGAAACGAACAAATTTTGGAGCACAGCGCAAGTAG
- a CDS encoding hypothetical protein (EggNog:ENOG41), whose translation MATGVDARLLKSTRFPPEFSQKVDMQKVNLQVMKKWIASKISDILGSEDDVVIELVFNLIEGPRYPDIKSLQIQLTGFLDKDTAVFCKDLWKLLLSAQSNPQGVPKELLEAKKLELIQEKIEADRAAEIAKQRRDDWDRRDREVADLKDRDRRDRVAARGDTWQGRRVTFHEEDVAVDAPTKAAENRPLDHVRNRHLPGRVQEVAALPEALINRINDEDLYPLGNKLTHARGRDHPEEIHIGVGQTNVPGEVGQLVHLDLCLRSEILLHQSADVTLHQGAAL comes from the exons ATGGCCACCGGGGTAGATGCGCGACTCTTGAAGTCGACCAGATTCCCCCCCGAGTTTAGCCAGAAGGTTGACATGCAAAAGGTTAATTTGCAAGTCATGAAGAA ATGGATCGCCAGCAAAATCTCCGATATCCTGGGAAGCGAAGATGACGTGGTTATCGAACTCGTCTTCAATCTCATCGAAGGACCGCGATAC CCGGATATCAAGTCACTGCAAATACAACTAACAGGGTTTCTCGACAAGGATACGGCTGTGTTCTGCAAAGACCTGTGGAAGTTATTGCTGAGTGCACAAAGTAATCCCCAAGGCGTCCCTAAGGAGCTcctcgaggccaagaagctggagctCATCCAAGAGAAG ATTGAGGCCGACCGCGCTGCAGAAATTGCTAAGCAGAGACGAGACGACTGGGATCGCCGCGACCGTGAAGTAGCCGATCTGAAAGACCGCGACCGCCGCGACCGGGTTGCTGCTCGTGGAGATACCTGGCAAGGGCGCCGAG TTACATTCCACGAGGAAGACGTGGCAGTGGACGCGCCGACCAAGGCCGCCGAAAATCGCCCCCTCGATCACGTTCGGAATCGGCATCTCCCAGGCCGAGTTCAAGAAGTCGCAGCGCTTCCCGAAGCACTGATCAATCGAATCAACGACGAAGACCTGTATCCCCTGGGGAACAAGCTGACACACGCAAGAGGTCGCGATCACCCAGAGGAGATACATATCGGGGTCGGGCAAACAAACGTACCGGGAGAGGTCGGCCAGCTCGTCCATCTCGATCTTTGTCTTCGGAGCGAAATTCTCCTGCACCAAAGCGCAGACGTTACTCTTCATCAAGGAGCCGCTCTCTAA
- a CDS encoding hypothetical protein (BUSCO:EOG09264LKR) encodes MAEQQTPTFKLVLVGDGGTGKTTFVKRHLTGEFEKKYMATLGVEVHPLGFTTNFGQIQFDVWDTAGQEKFGGLRDGYYINGQCGIIMFDVTSRITYKNVPNWHRDLVRVCENIPIVLCGNKVDVKERKVKAKTITFHRKKNLQYYDISAKSNYNFEKPFLWLARKLVGNPQLEFVAAPALAPPTAQVDEKLLEEYRKEMDEAAAMPLPGELSDDDL; translated from the exons ATGGCTGAGCAGCAGACTCCTACCTTCAAGCTCGTGCTTGTCGGTGACGGTGGTACCGGAAAG ACCACCTTCGTCAAGCGTCACTTGACTGGTGAATTTGAGAAGAAGTACATGGCCACTCTCGGTGTCGAGGTTCACCCTCTTGGCTTCACCACC AACTTCGGTCAGATTCAGTTCGATGTCTGGGATACCGCCGGTCAAGAGAAGTTTGGCGGTCTCCGTGATGGTTATTACATCAACGGCCAGTGCGGTATCATCATGTTCGATGTTACCTCCCGCATTACTTACAAGAACGTTCCCAACTGGCACC GTGATCTCGTCCGAGTTTGCGAGAACATTCCCATCGTTCTTTGCGGTAACAAGGTCGATGTGAAGGagcgcaaggtcaaggccaagaccatcACTTTCCATCGCAAGAAGAACCTCCAGTACTACGACATCTCTGCCAAGTCCAACTACAACTTCGAGAAGCCTTTCCTGTGGCTCGCCCGCAAGCTTGTTGGAAACCCTCAGCTT GAGTTCGTTGCTGCTCCGGCTCTGGCTCCACCCACTGCCCAGGTCGACGAGAAGCTCCTGGAGGAGTACCGCAAGGAGATGGATGAGGCCGCCGCCATGCCTCTGCCTGGTGAGCTTTCCGACGACGATCTGTAA